The DNA window aCGAAGAGTTAAACCACTAGACTCTGCTCTTAAGAGAATTGGGACTCAAACCCACATCTGATTCCAGGTTGAAAACTCTTCTTACTCTGTGATACCACCTTCTGGATAGCTTACACTACACAGCTTTGCTGCAGACAGGGGTCACTATACACAAGGAAACGTAAGTTGACCGAGTATCATAACTTGCCAGGCGCATTCCAAGTAACAATAATTCTTGCTTGACAACTTGAAGAGATGTCTCTCGTACCTATTTGTCCCTGCTTATCGAAGACAGAGGGCTAAAATGCTTTCCTTGAACTTTTGGTTTCCTGGAATGAAGGAATGTCATATTTAAGAAGTCTGGAAATCAGCGTTCTAATTGTGATTATATTTCATCCAATCATCAGCCAATGACGTAAGCTTTACCGTCAACTCCTCCTAATCTGACCTCTtcacccctcctcctctgccaCTTTGGTCCAGGctactcttttctctcctctgaatTATTATAACAGTTTCTTAGCTGCCCCCACCCCGGGATCTGCCACTCTTTTCTCCCGGCAATCTAGTCTCCACCCAGCAATCAAGTGAGGTTTTTAGTGTGTAAGTCAGATCAAGGCATGTCTGTCCCCATATCGCTCAGAGTAAAATCCAGAGTCCTTACAAATATGATCTGCTTCTCCTGTTTGCTGGCTTCTTCTCCGACCTCATCTCCTAACAATCTCCTTCCGGGTCACTCTGCTCCATCCACGCATCCTCTGTTGCTATGCCTCAAACACATCAACTCCACTCCCGTGTCTGGCCATTGGCACCTGCAGTTCCCTATGCCTAGAACACTCTTTCCCAGATACCTGCACTGATGCTCTCTCTCCACTCAGATCGCTGGTAAATTGCCCCCTTCTCTCTGAGGCTTCCCTTAACCATGTCATATAAAATAGCATCTCCTTCATTCTCTCTCCCCTTACCCATACTTAATTTTCCTTTATACCACCCctgatatttatttaaatatgcatttaaaatatatgtgcatgtatttgtttattgtttatcttCCACCATTAAGAGGAAAACTCCCTGAGAGTGGGGACTTTGTTCTTCTTAATGCTGGACTGGCAGGGCATGGAACAGGGCCTACCAAGTAACAGGTATTTAATAATCATGTGGAATGAACTGATCTTCCATGTACACTTttaagcattttttgtttttttttttttttttgcttctgtcCTCTAGAAGCATAGAGGGAAAATTATGTTTCCTTCCCTACAGTGCTGTTATAATCCCACCCAGGCTTTTaagtaaagatgtttttttatACGTGAATACACTTTCCTTACTGCAAATGCTAAACAGATGTTAATCATTATTACGAGGGATAGTTAAATGGGTCACTGTGTTTAAATCATAGGTAAAGCTAACACTTGAGTCCCAGAGGGATCCCACCAAGGTCCTCTCTGTGCAGAGGAAGCAGCTTGGGTTGAGGTGGGATCAGGGTAGAGAGGAAGAGAGCCAGGCTAGGTTTTGCTTAGGAGTCCTGAAACGAAACCGGTTTTGTAAATGTCATTAAACCTGTTCTACCCACTTCCCACGGACAGAAGTCAAAACACACTTTACACTTTCAAATGCTAGACTTACTCTATCAACCacacaatttgtttttcaaatcgAACTTTAAGGGTGACTTTATTATCCTCTTTTCCCACTTTAATtgttgaataataaataaaagattaagcTAAATTGTTACATTTTCCCTGAAATACAGGCAGGATTTTTTTCTGTCCATAATCATGATACTAAGATGTTTTGACCCAGGTGATGGTTTTCATTCAATGTGGGGtcaggggagaggagaaaaaagaaatcccatgaGGGGATGATGCAAGAGGATGAACttgcttattaaaataaaatatttttttcctttttatcttacAGGCCAGTCTCATCTCACACAGCCAGTTCAGAGGATGCTAATATAAACCTTGCCCACCTCTCTCAGCCCGTCTTTCTTACTCAGACAGTTTCCAAGCAGTTCCCTGATGGAGACACAGTCTTCAGTTTCCAGGATGAATCGTGCCACGGCCGTCCCTCCCGGCAGATGGCCCCTCACTGTCTCACGTTTGATACTGTCCAGGACAACAGTATGTCTGATGTCTTTAGGCTTTCCCGGCACACCAAAGATGATAAACAGGCCCAGACAATCCTCTCCTATCAAGTTACAGAATTCTTCCAGCTTATCAAACCTACTTCTATTGCTGAAAGACCCCTCTGCCCCTGGGTTCTGGATTGGAGGGGTCACAAGGCTCAGATTCCACGGGAGGAAGAAAAGACATCTGTAGGGGAGTCTGTACTGCCAGCTGGAGCCTTATTTGCTTATCGGATGCCCAAAATGTCCAAATCCAGTCCGCCCCAAACAGTAAGGCTTGGTGTTTGGTCATCTTGGTGGTAGTAAGCCAGTTGTCAATGCCTTTTTCATGGCAGAAAGTGACGAAGTGGATTAAGAAGATCTCATTGAGAGTGTTTGGAGCTGGGCATAGATTAGTCAGCGTGTCTTCAAATCCAAGATACTCCTTCAGTTTCTGAGCTGCACGGACTATAGCTCCACTGACCACCTCACAGATGCCGAGAACCTCTTTGCCGTCCTTTAGAGCCAACTGCTGCGATGGTTTTTGCCCCGTTTTCCCTGCACCCACTCAGCACTACTTCCGCATATCAAACAGGCGAACTGTCCTTTCTCAGAGTAAGAGTTTTGCAGTGAAGTCACATCTGCTAACATGGTCCCAGTTTTCTAACTCTTCAGGGaagcatatatacacacagctaAACAAACATGTAGGTCTTCCTGTTGGGTGTGTTGTACTCATACAGATTCCTGCTGGTTTATTAAGTTAGAGATATTAACTTTCACAAAAAAACCATCTGTCTTTTACTTGTATTCGctctattttaatatttggtaACCTCTTCCAAGAcatgtttcctttttcaaaattttattttaattaaaaatagtacttaGTTCTTTAAAGAACCATACATATAGAACTCACTTCCTTCTGCAACTAACTTCTCCAAACCTGTAGGCAAGTcatttccctttgcttttctgaTATCCCTCTGCCATGAGTCCTCATCCCCCAGCTCAGCTGCCTGTGTTTCCTTTCATACAGAAGTTTCTCAAGCAAAGGCCTCAAATTTCTATGTGTTGACACATGCTGTAAATCCTACTCAAACAAATTTATGGGAGTTTGTGAACTATAAAGAGTTGGTGTTACTATTCTCTATGGCAGAAATAAAGGCTACTGGTTATtccaagcaaaggaaaagaaagtaacaGACGATAAAAATATGAGGCAATTATCAattgactttatttcttttcatatggTAATACCAGCAGTgcataatattttgtaaataaaatatatatcatcaaaaaaatttaaCCATATCACATATCATCAGTGATGTTACATTGTCCTGAATAAAGAATACTTGGCATCTATAACTGTCTCCTGGTATTTTTAACCAGGCTTGAAtaacaaattgtttttcaaatggtGACACATattcacattaaaataaaacacaaatacgGTAAGAGTCCAATACGGTTACCAAATAATGAATGATAGGGGGCAAAAGATTGTTATTAGCATTGAAGTATTTTAGTTATGAATAAATAGTAATTTAGTATCACAGGTTCCTTGATGAAAAGCTCGGTAACTTGTTAGCTTGAAAGATCATACCACTGACATTCAAATACAGTTTATTAAGCAAGTCCACTGACATATACTGAACTACCCACCCTATGCCAATTTGTGAAAACCTGTCTTTACCACCATTGGCTATCATGAGTAATGATGAAGTactgaataaaaaatagaatattctttCTAATGCCcctagaaaataataaacataataacaGTTTTTGTTGcagctttctattttctttataaagaatGTCTGGGACCTGTGCTACAGAAAAACATGAACTGCATTTTATCATCACAATATAGCCATTATGAAACTAATTTTGCAGGCTTTGAGTTACTGAACTCTGATTGAGACAAAATATTCAGACAAgtattcagctttttaaaaaaatcccattcacTAATAGCCTGAGAAATGTACAATTGATAACATTAGGAAGACTGTCAGTATTTTGATGTAATGATATATTTAGCAAAGAGGAAGATAAGAAGCTTAATACTGTAaagggctttgttttgttttgtttgtttcttcagaaATTATCTCTACAAAATTTGGGGGAGTTTCTGAATGCATTCAAGTTAATAGTATTTAAATGTCCCTCAAGTTCTCCCTTATGAGGTAAGAGGATCCAAAATTAAGGTTGAAATTCTTAAAAAGCTATTCAACAATTTTGTGATGTATCATCAAAGAAGGGGTATGTCATATATGCTAATTTAGTCTGCatgatcaacatcattaaacTCAGTTTTGGAGAAAGAAAGATCATTTATGACCTCTCCAAGAACCAGCTGGTATACGAAAATTTtgatcactgtattttttttaatgtgatcttTTTTACCATCTTCCTTATGTCACAAAATAAAAGTTCTATGTTCTATGTactaagtatatacatatatttagaaaaatatataaaaatgggaCAATATGTGGAGGCACGTGGAGGTGTGGCTGGCATTTAGTGCGCACACTGAATGCTTAAAGAAATTCCACATGTTGATTTTGAAAGCATATAACGTCCCGCTTCAAGGGCTGCAGTGCTGTCAAAAATTCCCTCACTGGTTACTGCTTCCCAAATCCTCCACGCTGTGAATGTAGATGGAAACACTATGGCAAAATACTCATATTAAAtgcaacactttaaatataatatatcacagattttttttctttacattaaatAGAGGAAAAACAATTATACTCTCATTCACCAGTGTCTTATTTGTCATGGCAACTTTAGAATCGGCACCTATTCCCTGCTTTCCATTTCCACTTCTAAACGAGAAGTGGGAACGATGAACAATATACAATCTGTTGCTTATTGTAGATACTGTGACCGTTTGAGAAACAAAGTGGAACAAAGATGAAGGGTTCCCGGTGCTCATCCAGGTGCTGCGGTCAGACATTTGAGTCTTCATCGGTGATGCTGGCGCTGGGGGAACGGGCAGCAAAATCTTTAAACATCTCGTCTTCCTTTAACATGTGCTGGAAGACAAGGAGGTGGGAGTCATACACACCGAGTGCCACGCACTCTGCACCACCCGCTCTCCACTACACAAGCAGTCCTTTGGGGTCACTGTCAAACTTCTTTTTAGAAGAACAtttgaaattcattttacaaCTTACGGTTAGATTGTTGATGCCCTCGGAGAAGGCGCCTATCTGTCTCACTGTCCCTTCTGAGTCTTCCATCTGCAATGAACATACCAGGACATGACTACTCATTTGCAATAATTTCAAGGAAAGTACAGCAAAATGAACACAAATCTAAGAAGAAACAGTGCAAGTGGTACTGAACGGGATAGGAGCAACAGAACACTTCTGTTGCATCTCCTCCCACTAATGCAACTGGATGTTAAAGATGAGAAGAAACACTTTACTGGCACATGTAGCCTAATGCTCTGATGTTGACAATGGCACCAGCGGACTGTTAATTAGAAGGCAATATTCAGATGCATGCCCTCATACTGAAAAGGCTAAGGAGTATGAGCTGTCCATTcctgacttgtttttttttttttaaacatctttattggggtataattgctttacaatggtgtgttagtttctgctttacaacaaagtgaatcagctatacatatacatatgttcccatatgtcttccctcttgcgtctccctccctcccactctccccatcccacccttccaggctgtcacaaagcaccgagctaatatccctgtgccttgcggctgcttccccccagctatctaccttactacgtttgttagtgtgtatatgtccatgactctctctcgccctgtcaaaactcacccttccccctccccatatccttaagtccgttctccagtaggtctgcgtctttattcctatcttacccctaggttcttcatgacatttttttcccttaaattccatatatatgtgttagcatacggtattcgtctttttctttctgacttacttcactctgtatgacagattctaggtctatccatctcattacaaatagctcaatttcatttctttttaaggctgagtaatattccattgtgtatatgtgccacatcttctttatccattcatccgatgatgggcgcttaggttgtttccatgtcctggctattgtaaatagagctgcaatgaacattttggtacatgactctctttgaattttggttttctcagggtatatgccaagtagtgggattgctgggtcatatggtaattctatttgtagttttttaaggaacctccatactgttctccacagtggctgaaccaattcacattcccaccagcagtgcaagagtgtccccttttctccacaccctctccagcatttattgtttcttgattttttgatgatggccattctgactggtgtgagatgatatctcattgtagttttgatttgcatttctctaatgattaatgatgttgagcattctttcatgtgtttgttggcattctgtatatcttctttggagaaatgtctatttaggtcttctgcccatttttggatggggttgtttgtttttttgttattgagctgcatgagctgcttgtaaattttggagattaatcctttgtcagttgctgcatttgcaaatgttttctcccattctgagggttgtcttttggtcttggttatggtctcctttgctgtgcaaaagctttgaagtttcattaggtcccatttgtttatttttgtttttatttccattactctaggaggtgggtcagaaaggatcttgctgtgatttatgtcatagagtgttcttcctatgttttcctctaagagtttgatagtttctggccttacatttaggtctttaatccattttgagcttatttttgtgtatggtgttagggagtgatctaatctcatacttttacatgtacctgtccagttttcccagcaccatttattgaagaggctgtcctttctccactgtacattcctgcctcctttatcaaagataaggtgtccatatgtgcgtgggtttatctctgggctttctatcctgttccactgatctatctttctgtttttgtgccagtaccatactgtcttgattactgttgctttgtaatatagtctgaagtcagggagccttattcctccagctccttttttcgttctaaagattgctttggctattcggggtcttttgtgtttccatacaaattgcgaaattttttgttctagttctgtgaaaaatgccagtggtagtttgatagggattgcattgaatctgtagattgctttgggtagtagagtcattttcacaatgttgattcttcccatccaagaacatggtatatctctccatctatttgtatcatctttaatttctttcatcagtgtcttataattttctgcatacaggtctttcgtatccttaggtaggtttattcctagatattttattctttttgttgcaatggtaaatgggagtgttttcttgatttcactttcagatttttcatcattagtatataggaatgccagagatttctgtgcattaattttgtatcctgctactttaccaaattcattgattagctctagtagttttctggtagcatctttaggattctctatgtatagtatcatgtcatctgcaaacagtgacagctttacttcttcttttccgatttggattccttttatttccttttcttctctgattgctgtggctaaaacttccaaaactatgttgaataagagtggtgagagtgggcaaccttgtcttgttcctgatcttagtggaaatgctttcagtttttcaccattgaggatgatgtttgctgtgggcttgtcatatatggcttttattatgtttaggaaagttccctctatgcctactttctggagggtttttatcataaatgggtgttgaattttgtcgaaagctttctctgcatctattgagatgatcatatggtttttctccttcaatttgttaatatagtttatcacattgatagatttgcgtatattgaagaatccttgcattcctggaataaaccccacttgatcatggtgtatgatccttttaatgtgctgttggattctgtttgctagtattttgttgaggatttttgcatctatgttcatcagtgatattggcctgtagttttctttctttgtgacatccttgtctggttttggtatcaaggtgatggtggcttcgtagaaggaatttgggagtgttcctccctctgctatattttggaagagtttgagaaggataggtgttagctcttctctaaacgtttgatagaattcacctgtgaagccatctggtcctgggcttttgtttgttggaaggtttttaatcacagtttcaatttcagtgcttgtgattggtctgttcatattttctatttcttcctgattcagtcttggcaggttgtgcatttctaagaatttgtccatttcttccagattgtccattttattggcatagagttgcttgtagtaatctctcatgattttttttatttctgcagtgtcagttgttacttctcctttttcatttctaattctattgatttgagtcttctccctttttttcttgatgagtctggctagtggtttctGACTTGTTTTAATACATAGATTTCCTTAATACCGAGACGGTATAACATAGGTAAAAATAGCACAGGCTTTGAAACGAGCCGGGCAGGTTAGAATCCCAGTGATTCTACCAGCTCTTCTATCTTGTGTAAGTTACTTAACcattctgtgtctcagtttccttatctctaaaatgaggataacaatacTCCCCATGGATTAGGATTACCCAGCACATTAACACGTTACATGCTTAGGGTAGTGCCTGGGATGCAGTAAGCAATCTGTTAAGTGCtcacttttatcattatattattatctttatttgtaGGCATTTAAGGAAAATGTCTTTGGTTAGTAGACACAGTGCACTAAGTTTTCATTTAGTGTTTCAATActggaagaacttttttttttttttgtggtacgcgggcctctcactgttgtggcctctcccgttgcggagcacaggctccggacgcgcaggctcagcggccacggctcacgggcccagccgctccacgacatgtgggatcttcccggaccggggcacgaacccgtgtcccctgcatcggcaggcaggctctcaaccactgcgccaccagggaagcccaatactggAAGAACTTTAAAACAGGTATACAGGGTTACGTTCACCTGCTCTAACCGGTCCAAGTCGTCCTCATCATACAGGTGCATGTCCAAACCAGGCTTAAATCCTTTCTTAGATGTACCTCCTGAGGCCTGTCCCAATTCCATTGGACAAACATATTCCTCCCcatcttcctgtttcttctttctcagattccCAAAATTGCTGAAGGTAAGTTTCTTTggctttaaaagaaaagcaaacaaaaacatccAGGGACTtgataaaattcatatgaaaaggACCAATAACACGTATAATTTAATTATTCACACTACAGAGAAAAGCAATTGGATGATTAAGTGggtataagaaaaacaaaggcatCCTAGGCATATGACTGACATCCAAATGTGATAAAGGATCCTTACTATGACTCTCAGAAGATTAGCCTTGTCCTCCTTATTCATACCAACTAGCTGGGTAGTCACTGTGAAAAGCAAAATATGCCAAGAGCCTTAGTTTTGATAGACAGACCTTAATGCAATGAGATTTCTCAGGGCTGAATTCAATTTTGCAAGGTTTTCGAATCTAAGATCAGCAAAAGAAAATGGCcattactgtattttctttttgggtAAGGCTATGATTATCCTGTATGCCTGTTATGCTTCCATAACAGGACTGGTAACTGCTGAAAAGAAACCCGCTCTACTGGAGAGAGAATTTCCAGTGAGAGAAGAGAAACTCCATCTTTTCACTGGATAGTCCCTGAGACTACATGTTAAAAGGAGATGGTGATCAGGCTGACGCTGAGAATTTAAATAGAACAGAATCTCTCAGAGGTTTCAAATctggtacatcttttttttttttttgcggtacgcgctgtcgtggcctctcctgttgcggagcacgggctccggacgcgcaggctcagcagccatggctcacgggcccagccgctccgcggcatgtgggatcttcccggaccggggcacgaacccgtgtcccctgcatcggcaggcggactct is part of the Phocoena sinus isolate mPhoSin1 chromosome 10, mPhoSin1.pri, whole genome shotgun sequence genome and encodes:
- the REP15 gene encoding LOW QUALITY PROTEIN: rab15 effector protein (The sequence of the model RefSeq protein was modified relative to this genomic sequence to represent the inferred CDS: deleted 1 base in 1 codon), whose translation is MIANGGKTGQKPSQQLALKDGKEVLGICEVVSGAIVRAAQKLKEYLGFEDTLTNLCPAPNTLNEIFLIHFVTFCHEKGIDNWLTTTKMTKHQALLFGADWIWTFWASDKQIRLQLAVQTPLQMSFLPPVESEPCDPSNPEPRGEGSFSNRSRFDKLEEFCNLIGEDCLGLFIIFGVPGKPKDIRHTVVLDSIKRETVRGHLPGGTAVARFILETEDCVSIRELLGNCLSKKDGLREVGKVYISIL